A stretch of the uncultured Desulfobacter sp. genome encodes the following:
- a CDS encoding cupin domain-containing protein, which translates to MNHPIIKMKPIDLMEHPEGGRYREVFRSEHTVSKDNGTARPALTHIYFSLNPKEISRFHKVTSDEIWNLYQGEGIHLFLWNETDTPPQCVTLSARENCFCHVVPAGIWQAAVPISDTVLVGCSVAPGFDFSDFTLMVHESQEAEKLVSLAPELTGYISCNSSE; encoded by the coding sequence GTGAATCATCCAATTATAAAAATGAAGCCAATCGATCTCATGGAACATCCCGAAGGCGGCAGATATCGTGAAGTTTTCAGATCTGAGCATACCGTATCTAAAGATAACGGGACTGCCCGCCCGGCCCTGACCCACATCTATTTCTCGCTAAATCCCAAAGAAATCAGCCGCTTTCACAAAGTGACATCAGATGAAATCTGGAACCTTTATCAAGGAGAAGGCATTCATCTATTTCTATGGAATGAAACAGACACACCGCCCCAATGTGTGACCTTATCAGCCCGGGAAAACTGTTTTTGCCATGTTGTCCCCGCAGGTATCTGGCAGGCAGCCGTGCCGATTTCAGACACGGTGCTGGTCGGTTGTTCAGTCGCCCCCGGGTTTGATTTTTCGGATTTCACGCTTATGGTCCACGAATCCCAAGAGGCGGAAAAACTTGTTTCATTAGCTCCGGAACTGACCGGGTACATTAGCTGTAACAGCTCGGAATAA
- a CDS encoding type II toxin-antitoxin system PemK/MazF family toxin, translating to MAEKSEKQQYIPKRGDLIWVDFYPAAGHEQMGHRPALVLSPAVFNKKTLLALVAPVTSRVRGHGFEVALTGKKISGVVLCHQVKTIDFVERGLKFAEKAPASAVSESLAKVRAIVSE from the coding sequence ATGGCCGAAAAATCGGAAAAACAGCAGTATATTCCTAAACGTGGGGATCTTATTTGGGTAGATTTTTACCCAGCAGCCGGTCACGAACAGATGGGACATCGGCCGGCCCTGGTCCTCTCTCCTGCGGTTTTTAACAAAAAAACTCTGCTGGCGTTAGTCGCCCCGGTTACAAGCCGGGTTCGAGGGCATGGTTTTGAAGTAGCTCTAACTGGTAAAAAAATTTCTGGAGTTGTCCTTTGCCACCAGGTCAAGACAATTGATTTTGTGGAAAGAGGTTTGAAGTTTGCTGAAAAGGCCCCGGCCTCTGCGGTAAGTGAATCCTTGGCTAAAGTGAGGGCTATTGTTTCGGAATAG
- a CDS encoding AbrB/MazE/SpoVT family DNA-binding domain-containing protein, giving the protein MTELVIKKWGNSLAARIPKVIADMVQLEKDQPVTIEVKDGRIIITPIQKRKEYTLDELLDQCDPKDIALDAEDRAWLNDKPVGKEW; this is encoded by the coding sequence ATGACAGAACTGGTTATAAAAAAATGGGGCAATAGCTTGGCTGCCAGGATACCAAAAGTAATCGCTGATATGGTTCAGCTCGAAAAAGATCAGCCCGTTACCATTGAGGTGAAAGACGGCAGGATTATTATTACCCCGATCCAGAAGAGAAAAGAGTATACGCTTGACGAGCTTTTAGACCAATGTGATCCTAAGGATATTGCTTTAGATGCTGAGGATAGGGCATGGTTGAATGACAAGCCTGTAGGAAAGGAATGGTAA
- a CDS encoding radical SAM protein, translating to MHIATLISRDGDLHEQALGLVRDPDHGFPVLTAKFKLSWRCNLRCAMCNLWRYAQKGRGIPGLDSKQVCRAISDLHDQGLKKVHFSGGEVLLYPAFHGVVAHARSLGLQVNLTTNGTLINKDTARFFVDQRVHTVTVSLDGPDSRTHDKIRGVKGAFKSAMNGIAIVRARRAKKGRGPKLAVNTVVTRKTMALLEEMVPLLLDHGIDAWRILPIDTQIADLRPTREQWDDLLERVSEWEPLVARLPLDWSSERSGVRAENGKYAGVFYGDRVCYAPWFNVFVDADGKIYPCCMGKGQMVPYANLFHHTMPQALASLGRKEIAYSMAAGHPYPICDCCDDFLEENQAFHTLIHPEE from the coding sequence ATGCATATCGCCACGCTGATAAGCCGTGACGGAGATTTACATGAACAGGCTTTAGGGCTTGTCCGTGATCCCGACCATGGGTTTCCGGTGCTGACCGCCAAGTTCAAATTGAGCTGGCGCTGCAATCTGCGCTGTGCCATGTGCAACCTGTGGCGATATGCCCAAAAGGGGAGGGGCATACCCGGTCTTGATTCCAAACAGGTCTGCCGGGCCATTTCCGATCTCCATGATCAAGGTCTGAAGAAAGTGCATTTTTCAGGGGGCGAAGTGCTTTTGTATCCGGCCTTTCATGGGGTGGTGGCCCATGCGCGTTCCCTGGGACTCCAGGTCAACCTGACCACCAACGGCACCCTGATTAACAAGGATACAGCCCGTTTTTTTGTGGACCAGCGGGTACATACGGTGACTGTCTCGTTGGACGGACCGGACAGCCGGACCCATGATAAAATACGCGGCGTCAAGGGCGCTTTCAAGTCGGCCATGAACGGTATTGCTATAGTGCGTGCGCGCAGGGCCAAAAAAGGCCGTGGCCCAAAACTGGCTGTGAACACCGTGGTCACACGCAAAACCATGGCGCTGCTGGAAGAGATGGTTCCATTGCTCCTTGACCACGGCATTGATGCCTGGCGGATTCTTCCCATTGATACACAGATTGCCGATCTCAGACCCACCAGGGAACAGTGGGATGATCTGCTCGAACGGGTCTCGGAATGGGAGCCTCTGGTCGCACGACTCCCGCTGGACTGGTCTTCGGAAAGAAGCGGCGTCCGGGCGGAAAACGGTAAATACGCCGGTGTGTTTTACGGGGACCGGGTGTGCTATGCCCCCTGGTTTAACGTGTTTGTGGATGCGGACGGCAAAATTTATCCCTGTTGCATGGGCAAAGGGCAAATGGTACCTTACGCCAATCTGTTTCACCATACCATGCCCCAGGCCCTGGCTTCATTGGGCCGAAAGGAGATTGCTTACTCCATGGCCGCAGGCCACCCGTACCCAATTTGCGATTGTTGTGATGATTTTCTCGAAGAGAATCAAGCTTTTCATACATTGATTCATCCGGAGGAATAA
- a CDS encoding glycosyltransferase family 4 protein → MTDQQLTILWITERYPPMVGGMAVSAHRQVTALRRKGFRVDVMILQNRPGEKAVSVARALRDGGRDMVVSHPDTFGNAAQRAWREVMACHHETPYDLLVGFGACMPGYTAVTWAAFLGVASLVSVRGNDFDRDWFEPKRGGFVQEAIGRASRIAVVAEEKAAKIRALFPGKAVFWCPNGVEPARFNLLPAEQDRCRALRSELNANERRIIGLFGEFKYKKRVPDFLAAIREQGLKDKVCLLITGRMDEECHALMDDPVLSPASRHFSFRNGDQLAPLYGACDFMAIPSLFEGFPNVLLEAMAAGVVPIVSDAGAMGDVIVHGQTGFVFPALDRKACGRALTQALSLSDEALDTLKQRVKTEVRDRFSVEKEGDILAREIINTIKGAHAYRHADKP, encoded by the coding sequence ATGACGGATCAACAACTGACTATTTTGTGGATTACCGAACGTTACCCGCCGATGGTCGGCGGTATGGCTGTCAGTGCCCATCGGCAGGTGACCGCGCTCAGGAGAAAAGGGTTTCGTGTGGACGTTATGATCCTGCAGAACAGGCCCGGTGAAAAGGCAGTGAGTGTTGCAAGGGCCTTGCGCGACGGCGGCAGGGACATGGTGGTGTCCCATCCTGACACCTTCGGTAACGCGGCCCAGAGGGCCTGGCGGGAGGTGATGGCCTGCCATCATGAGACGCCGTACGATCTTTTGGTCGGGTTCGGGGCGTGCATGCCCGGCTACACCGCCGTGACCTGGGCCGCCTTTTTGGGGGTTGCCTCCTTGGTGTCGGTGCGGGGCAACGATTTTGACCGGGACTGGTTCGAACCCAAACGCGGTGGGTTTGTGCAAGAAGCCATCGGACGGGCGAGCCGGATTGCCGTTGTGGCCGAGGAAAAAGCGGCTAAGATCCGGGCCTTGTTTCCGGGTAAAGCAGTATTCTGGTGCCCCAATGGGGTGGAACCGGCCCGATTTAATCTGCTGCCTGCCGAACAGGATCGCTGCCGGGCACTGCGATCCGAACTGAATGCAAATGAACGACGGATCATCGGCCTTTTCGGAGAATTTAAATACAAGAAACGGGTTCCGGACTTTCTGGCCGCCATCAGAGAACAGGGACTAAAGGACAAAGTCTGCCTGTTGATCACAGGCCGGATGGATGAGGAATGCCACGCCCTGATGGATGATCCGGTACTCTCTCCGGCAAGCCGTCATTTCTCCTTCCGGAATGGTGATCAGCTCGCCCCCCTATACGGCGCCTGTGATTTTATGGCCATTCCTTCCCTGTTCGAGGGGTTCCCCAATGTGCTGCTTGAAGCCATGGCGGCCGGTGTCGTACCCATCGTGTCCGATGCCGGTGCCATGGGAGATGTCATTGTTCATGGGCAGACCGGGTTCGTGTTCCCGGCCCTGGACCGAAAAGCCTGCGGCCGTGCTTTAACCCAAGCGCTGTCATTGTCGGATGAGGCGCTGGACACGCTGAAGCAAAGGGTCAAAACCGAGGTTCGGGATAGGTTTTCTGTGGAAAAGGAGGGGGATATCCTGGCTCGGGAGATCATAAACACAATCAAGGGGGCCCATGCATATCGCCACGCTGATAAGCCGTGA
- a CDS encoding glycosyltransferase family 4 protein: MQTPRSVYLAFEVFPRPKGASSHMASMLRALENGHGPVLLLCLGFGDMPAFQKEGGILIRRCKLYHPNMLKRAQFFAEFVAQYLTSFCNTLEFAVFRDPWGGLPAVAAPFDLKTLFEVNALPSWELGYTYPGFERNYALKHKVMDMEQCCLDRCDKILTVSDVTARALNGKGVPKEKISTVINSAPEFFFEPGSGGSAKDTRKRIGYVGSLHTWQGVEDAVAAFAMIKPGYPDLSLSLISGGHKQMRKKIRKKIRKLGLEACVALTHPLPRHELIKELRSFEFTLAPLKETPRNTWQGCCPIKIIESMAAGVPVLASNLAPVRSLIDHGRDGWLVTAGSPRDLAIGMATLLGNRALARSLGEKAAQRALNEFHPRHIHRKLSQCFEHILTNQGEYHERRRNTVPESVTTGSPGGSQNQAYFG, translated from the coding sequence ATGCAAACACCGAGATCGGTGTATCTTGCCTTTGAGGTTTTTCCCCGTCCCAAGGGGGCTTCAAGTCATATGGCGTCTATGCTCAGGGCACTTGAAAACGGACATGGTCCGGTTCTTCTACTCTGTCTTGGATTTGGAGACATGCCCGCGTTTCAAAAAGAGGGCGGCATCCTGATCCGGCGCTGCAAGCTGTATCATCCGAATATGCTCAAACGGGCACAGTTTTTCGCAGAATTTGTTGCGCAGTATCTGACTTCATTTTGCAATACACTTGAGTTTGCTGTATTCCGTGACCCCTGGGGCGGTCTGCCTGCCGTGGCAGCGCCCTTTGATTTGAAAACCCTGTTCGAGGTCAATGCCCTGCCTTCCTGGGAACTTGGTTATACCTACCCGGGGTTTGAGCGAAATTATGCCTTGAAGCACAAGGTCATGGATATGGAACAATGCTGTCTGGATCGTTGCGATAAAATCCTGACGGTCAGCGATGTAACGGCACGGGCATTAAACGGCAAGGGCGTGCCTAAAGAAAAAATCAGCACCGTCATCAATAGTGCGCCGGAATTTTTTTTCGAACCTGGTTCCGGTGGTTCCGCTAAGGATACAAGAAAGCGCATCGGATATGTGGGCAGCCTGCACACCTGGCAGGGGGTGGAGGATGCTGTGGCAGCCTTTGCCATGATAAAACCGGGGTATCCGGATTTGAGTCTCTCTTTGATCAGCGGGGGGCACAAGCAAATGCGTAAAAAAATTCGCAAGAAGATCCGAAAACTGGGGTTGGAGGCGTGTGTGGCCTTGACGCATCCTCTGCCCAGGCACGAGCTGATCAAGGAATTGCGGTCGTTTGAATTCACCTTGGCCCCGCTCAAAGAGACGCCCCGCAATACCTGGCAGGGCTGCTGTCCGATCAAGATTATCGAATCCATGGCCGCAGGCGTGCCTGTCCTGGCATCGAACCTGGCACCGGTCCGCTCCCTGATTGACCATGGCCGGGACGGTTGGCTGGTTACCGCAGGATCGCCTCGTGACCTGGCCATTGGTATGGCTACCCTGCTTGGCAACAGGGCCTTGGCACGGTCTCTGGGAGAGAAGGCTGCCCAACGGGCCCTGAATGAGTTTCATCCACGGCACATTCACCGGAAACTATCCCAGTGTTTTGAACATATATTGACAAATCAAGGAGAATACCATGAGCGCAGAAGAAACACTGTCCCTGAATCGGTTACCACCGGAAGTCCGGGAGGCAGTCAAAACCAAGCGTATTTTGGGTAA
- a CDS encoding molybdopterin-dependent oxidoreductase, translating to MTPKPVFSVCGMCTVRCPIQVEVQNGQVEFISGNPHVPAMKGAVCPRGAAGTALLNDSERPQTPLIRTGERGEGKWRNATWDEALDYVADKLKQIKAEYGARAISLSDRGGPFRDMHRAFLKGLGTPNYNNHDSSCARNVQHAALSLTGMGRKSVAYDLKHAKHVVLQFRNIFEAINVQEVNDLMDALENGCKLTVIDIRANISAAKASRFMMIRPGTDYAFNLAVIHEIINKRLYDERFVSRYVEGFKALEQFVTTYTPEWAQQETGIDAATIRSFVEELAKASPSVIWHPGWMAARYKDSFYVCRTIYIINALLGSYGAKGGLPFVSDPADVGANKLKSFRDLYPSPGDKRADGVGWKYTHFENGPGLAHLLFKAIEEQAPYPIKAYIAYRHDPLMGYPDPDRLRQMWNKLDLLVSVTFSWSDTAWYSDVVLPLSTYLERESIMATKNDLKPYFFVRKRSVAPRYDSRADWEIISGLARRMNLPDLVFDRVEDLWKFQLKDTGVTIEDFNDKGLVNLADEPVYKNFEDYTFDTDSGKIEMISKNLEANGHRSLKPYEPPTFPKTGEFRMTFGRCAVHTQGHTVNNPLLNEQMSENTLWINTEEAKKLNISDMDMVTVSQNGYSETIRAQVTDHIHPEAIFVIHGFGHRIKAESRAFGKGLADNKFMSGGLDIWDKAGGAIAYQEHFVTVSKG from the coding sequence ATGACCCCAAAACCGGTGTTCAGCGTCTGTGGTATGTGTACGGTGCGCTGCCCCATCCAAGTAGAAGTCCAAAACGGCCAGGTCGAATTTATTTCAGGTAATCCCCATGTCCCGGCCATGAAGGGAGCGGTTTGCCCGAGAGGTGCAGCAGGGACAGCGCTTCTTAACGACAGCGAACGGCCTCAGACGCCCCTGATCCGTACAGGTGAACGCGGGGAAGGAAAATGGCGCAACGCAACCTGGGATGAGGCGCTGGACTATGTGGCAGACAAACTCAAACAGATTAAAGCCGAATACGGGGCCCGGGCCATCTCATTGTCTGACAGGGGCGGGCCGTTCAGGGACATGCACCGGGCCTTTCTCAAAGGTCTTGGCACGCCCAACTACAACAACCACGACTCGTCCTGCGCCAGGAATGTCCAGCATGCGGCGCTCTCCTTGACCGGCATGGGCAGAAAATCGGTTGCTTACGATTTAAAGCATGCAAAGCACGTGGTTCTCCAGTTCAGAAATATCTTTGAAGCTATCAATGTCCAGGAGGTAAACGACCTGATGGATGCCCTGGAAAACGGATGCAAACTTACCGTGATCGATATCCGGGCCAACATATCCGCAGCCAAGGCCAGCCGGTTTATGATGATCCGGCCCGGCACCGACTATGCGTTTAACCTGGCTGTCATTCATGAAATCATCAACAAACGGCTCTATGATGAACGCTTTGTCAGTCGCTATGTGGAAGGGTTCAAAGCGCTCGAACAATTTGTCACCACATATACGCCGGAATGGGCGCAACAAGAGACCGGAATTGACGCCGCAACCATTCGCAGCTTTGTGGAAGAACTTGCAAAGGCCTCACCATCGGTGATCTGGCATCCGGGCTGGATGGCAGCACGATATAAAGACTCCTTCTATGTCTGCCGCACCATCTATATCATCAACGCCCTCTTAGGCAGCTATGGGGCCAAAGGCGGCCTGCCCTTTGTATCAGACCCTGCTGATGTCGGGGCAAACAAATTAAAATCATTCAGGGATCTTTATCCCAGCCCCGGCGACAAACGTGCCGACGGCGTGGGTTGGAAATATACCCATTTTGAGAATGGCCCGGGACTTGCCCATTTGCTGTTCAAGGCCATTGAAGAACAAGCGCCCTACCCGATCAAGGCCTATATTGCCTACCGTCATGATCCCCTCATGGGATATCCGGACCCGGACAGACTGCGGCAGATGTGGAACAAACTGGACCTGCTGGTTTCGGTTACGTTTTCATGGTCGGATACGGCATGGTATTCCGATGTGGTTCTACCCCTTTCCACCTACCTTGAGCGCGAAAGCATCATGGCCACAAAAAATGACTTGAAGCCATACTTTTTTGTACGAAAACGATCAGTTGCACCCCGGTATGATTCCCGGGCAGACTGGGAGATCATCTCAGGACTTGCCCGGCGCATGAATCTGCCGGACCTGGTCTTTGACCGGGTGGAAGATTTATGGAAGTTTCAGCTCAAAGATACCGGCGTTACCATTGAGGACTTCAATGACAAGGGGCTGGTGAATCTGGCAGATGAACCGGTGTATAAAAACTTTGAAGACTACACCTTTGACACCGATTCCGGTAAAATTGAAATGATTTCCAAAAATTTGGAAGCAAACGGTCACCGATCACTGAAACCCTATGAACCGCCAACGTTTCCAAAGACAGGGGAATTCCGGATGACCTTCGGCAGATGTGCCGTTCACACCCAGGGCCACACCGTGAACAATCCCCTTTTAAATGAACAGATGTCGGAAAACACCCTATGGATCAACACAGAGGAGGCCAAAAAGCTGAACATCTCAGACATGGATATGGTTACCGTCAGTCAGAACGGCTACTCGGAAACGATCCGGGCACAGGTCACCGACCATATTCACCCGGAAGCCATCTTTGTCATCCACGGGTTTGGTCATCGCATCAAAGCCGAAAGCCGGGCATTCGGCAAAGGTCTTGCCGACAACAAATTCATGTCAGGAGGCTTGGATATCTGGGATAAAGCCGGCGGTGCCATTGCCTACCAGGAGCACTTTGTCACGGTATCCAAGGGATAA
- the tnpA gene encoding IS200/IS605 family transposase: MDYRQNSHTKYKIEYHFVWVTKYRYHVLQGDVALRVRELVRQTCERFEIHILRGVVSKDHVHILCSAPPNISPSDIMRRVKGRVSRKIFEEFPHLKKRYWGKHFWARGYFCITSGELTKDMIQEYLEHHFEKDPNDHFDIE; the protein is encoded by the coding sequence ATGGACTATCGGCAAAACAGTCATACAAAGTACAAAATAGAATATCATTTTGTTTGGGTGACGAAGTACCGATACCACGTATTGCAAGGGGATGTTGCTTTGCGAGTGAGAGAACTCGTCCGACAAACCTGTGAGAGGTTTGAAATTCACATTTTGCGTGGTGTTGTCAGCAAGGATCATGTTCACATTCTGTGTTCGGCACCACCAAATATTTCCCCGTCTGATATCATGCGCAGAGTTAAGGGGCGTGTGTCTCGGAAAATTTTTGAGGAGTTTCCACATTTGAAAAAGCGATATTGGGGTAAACATTTTTGGGCTCGGGGGTATTTTTGCATAACCTCTGGAGAACTGACAAAAGATATGATTCAAGAGTATCTTGAACATCATTTTGAAAAAGACCCTAATGATCATTTTGATATTGAGTAG
- a CDS encoding 4Fe-4S dicluster domain-containing protein yields the protein MSHYYLFQDTRKCIGCHTCEVVCKSNKNLPPGPKPCRIVQEGPKTIEEVPRTSFIFMPCFHCQTPWCVSACPTGAMQQRTKDGIVFVDKDLCVGCKICITACPWAAPQWNEKIGKVEKCDLCMDRIDQGLDPACVTNCTTRCLTLGKIEGMPRNREAGHAASANASEQTNV from the coding sequence ATGAGCCATTATTACCTGTTTCAGGATACCAGAAAATGCATCGGATGCCATACCTGCGAGGTGGTGTGCAAGTCCAATAAAAACTTACCTCCAGGACCCAAACCCTGCCGGATTGTCCAGGAGGGACCCAAGACCATTGAAGAGGTCCCACGCACCTCCTTTATTTTCATGCCCTGCTTTCATTGCCAAACGCCATGGTGCGTTTCTGCCTGCCCCACCGGCGCCATGCAGCAGCGCACCAAAGACGGGATTGTGTTTGTGGACAAGGACCTGTGCGTGGGATGCAAAATCTGCATAACCGCCTGCCCCTGGGCAGCGCCCCAGTGGAACGAAAAGATCGGCAAGGTCGAAAAATGTGATTTGTGCATGGATCGAATCGACCAGGGCCTTGACCCTGCCTGCGTCACCAACTGCACCACAAGATGTCTGACATTAGGCAAGATTGAAGGTATGCCCCGGAACCGGGAAGCCGGCCATGCAGCGTCGGCAAACGCCTCTGAACAAACAAATGTTTGA
- a CDS encoding 2Fe-2S iron-sulfur cluster-binding protein, producing the protein MIEITINGLTVAAKNGDTVLRTARKQGIPIPHLCFHPALKPSGACRLCGVETGRAAEKKIMLSCILKVKPGLEIRTESDLVTAHRQAAFDKLLSMAPDSVRIRELAEQFNITVPLKPDGCIRCRLCVRVCNDIIGARAIAMVKTQNRSQVGPGDGDCIGCGTCANLCPTQFITVQDRDNIRTVFTGDQILSCLPLEQCESCGAQYATAPFLSHVENSIKDLVHVGQGHKFCPECTRAMSSRTHTNEHFNK; encoded by the coding sequence ATGATTGAAATTACCATTAACGGCCTGACAGTGGCGGCAAAAAATGGGGACACTGTCTTACGCACGGCTCGGAAACAAGGAATTCCCATCCCCCACCTATGCTTTCACCCGGCACTCAAGCCCTCTGGTGCCTGCCGGCTGTGCGGTGTGGAAACAGGCCGGGCTGCAGAAAAAAAGATCATGCTTTCCTGCATTCTCAAAGTAAAACCCGGACTTGAAATCAGAACCGAATCGGATCTGGTTACAGCCCATAGACAGGCGGCCTTTGACAAACTCCTGTCCATGGCACCGGACTCGGTACGTATCCGGGAACTGGCTGAACAATTCAATATAACGGTACCGCTAAAGCCGGATGGGTGCATCCGCTGCAGGCTGTGCGTGCGGGTCTGCAATGACATAATAGGTGCAAGGGCCATTGCCATGGTCAAAACCCAAAACCGCAGCCAGGTGGGTCCGGGTGACGGAGACTGTATCGGCTGCGGCACCTGTGCCAATCTGTGCCCCACCCAATTTATCACTGTACAGGACCGGGACAACATCAGAACCGTTTTCACAGGGGACCAAATTTTAAGCTGCCTACCCCTTGAGCAGTGCGAGTCCTGCGGAGCCCAGTATGCAACAGCGCCGTTTCTGAGCCATGTAGAGAACAGCATAAAAGACCTCGTTCATGTCGGACAAGGGCATAAATTCTGCCCGGAATGTACCCGGGCAATGTCCAGTCGGACGCATACAAATGAGCACTTTAATAAATAA